TTGTCTATTACATTGTCCAcagtgaagttttttttttattatagatttAATTGCTTATCTTTCAAATTTGtatcttacttttattttctcttattctttCTTTAATGTTCTTTTGGGGAAAGGTGGGTTGGTTAAAAATTCATGCAGATTTGTTGAAAATTATAATCAAGTTATTGATTCGATGCACTTCAATTTCTTAAGAACTTTACATCTGAGAATTCGTGAAGTTTGctctgtctttttttttcttcattttttgcaAATAATAATGGTAGTTTCTGAGACAAAAGCTGTCGCTTATGACAGGTTGTTCCAAGAATTAGCACCTTTATCGACACACATGTCTCTCCAACAACCAAATCAAGAGGTGCCATTGCAAGAACCAGAAGCCACATTTTCTCAACTAAGCAAACAAAACTCAATACTCTCACTCACCCTTGATGAGTTCTATTGCAAGAATGGAAAGAGCTTAGGATCCATGAACATGGATGAATTCCTTTCTAGCATTTGGAACTCTGATGACAACAACCAAGTTAACCCATCACTACCCACCCTTGATGAAGCTGCAAAGGGTAAAAGTGTAGTAGCAACAGAACCCACCACCATTTCCCAGCCATTATCTGTCCCTCCCCCAATTTGCAAGAAAACTGTGGATGAAATTTGGTCTCAGATCCACAAAAGCCAACCACACTACAATGAAGCTAACAATAGCCTTGCCAGGAATGAGCCACTACTCAAAAGGCAGCAAACACTTGGGGAAATGACTTTGGAGGATTTCCTAGTAAAAGCTGGGGTGGTACAAGAATCATCATCACTATTCAAGTCTTCATTACTATATCAAAATCAGATTGGTAACATTGCAAGTAATGGGCCATTGAGTGCAAGTTATAGGTTCAGGCATGTAATAGGGACAGGATCTAGTGTGTCTTGTAATGGGCTTGAAACACAAAACATGTTGGCACAGAATAACAACTTAGTTATAAAGGATGTCACTACAAATGGTGCTGTGGAGAAATGTCCAAGCTTAGGAGAATCAAGTGGGAAGGGTAATAGGAAGAGGATCATTGA
Above is a window of Glycine soja cultivar W05 chromosome 12, ASM419377v2, whole genome shotgun sequence DNA encoding:
- the LOC114379426 gene encoding ABSCISIC ACID-INSENSITIVE 5-like protein 1, encoding MSLQQPNQEVPLQEPEATFSQLSKQNSILSLTLDEFYCKNGKSLGSMNMDEFLSSIWNSDDNNQVNPSLPTLDEAAKGKSVVATEPTTISQPLSVPPPICKKTVDEIWSQIHKSQPHYNEANNSLARNEPLLKRQQTLGEMTLEDFLVKAGVVQESSSLFKSSLLYQNQIGNIASNGPLSASYRFRHVIGTGSSVSCNGLETQNMLAQNNNLVIKDVTTNGAVEKCPSLGESSGKGNRKRIIDGPPEVVVERRQRRMLKNRESAARSRARRQAYTVELEAELNLLKEENEKLKQTLADAERKRKQEISQRKHTTMAQKRTEKLRSMKRPLSASW